The following is a genomic window from Dehalogenimonas sp. 4OHTPN.
GTATGACCGGGTAAAAACAGTCCAGAGTGAGAATGCCGTTGAAATAGCCGAATAACCCGGGACTGCCGGCGAGGCTGCGCGGGATAGCTACGCTGAAGTCTTGTTGGACTGTGACCGCCGCCCCCGGCTGGAGCGGTCTGGCCAGCGGCACCCTGAGCGTCGTGCCCCCGGATATAATCGAGGCTTCAACCGGCCGGCCGTCCACTCTCGCCTCTGAAACTGTGACACTGCCCCCGGCTGAATTGGGGAAAAGTTGGAAATACAGGTCCGAAAGATCGGTGGTTTCCTGATTGGTGTAACGGACTTGCAGGCGGCCGCTTATGGTTTGCAGCGACGGGTCGATGGTCAGGTCCATGTGATAGACCGAGGCTTCCTGAAGGGAGTCGAGGGCCGCTTCCCCGGATTGGACTAGGTTGTCGCGGTAGACCGAAAGGTCGTCCCAGCTGCCGCCAAGGAGGGCGGTCTCCGGTCGGCTGCAGGCTGAAACTCCGGCGAGTGTGATGATTAAACTGGCGGCAGTGAAAAGTCTGGCGAAGGGTATGGGTATTCTCACGGAACAATTGTAACACGGAGAGAGCAGGAAAGTTGAGAATAAACCTGTCGCTTCGGGGGGGCGCTGAGGAATTTCTGCCTTTGGTTTCCTTTGGTGGAGCTGAAGAGACGATATCGAGAACCGAGACCGTCTCCTTCATCACGTTATCCGGTGGGAACGGGATAGTGTACTCCACCGTTATTTTATCATCTTCGACCTTGATGTTCTCAACAAATGACCTGAGTATAGCCTTCCGCTCGATGATGCCCCTGGTGTCCAGGAATTCTCGCAACTGGGCCACATAAGAGAGCACCTTTTGCGGGTCAAGGAGCTTGGCCCGTTGCAATGTATAGTTCTCTTCCATGTCGAGCTTGGTCTGTTTCAATTCATTAATTCGGTCTTGAAGTTCAGCGATCCGCTCGGCCATCCGGCCTGGATCGATTGCCCGTGTCTCGATGAACTCGTAGATCCGGTCCAGACGCTGCCGCCATTCCCCGATTTCCCGGTCGAGTGCTTCCATTTTCTCGGTGTGCTTGTAGCTGGCGTGGCCGAATTCGAGATTCGATTGCTTGATCAATTCCAGAAGATTTTCATCTGACAGGACAAAGTGCTTGACCTTGGCAACTATGAAGCTCTCCACTTTCTCTTTGGGTAAATGCTGGCTGGGGCAGGTTTCTTTACCCTTGCTGTAAGTAGTGCCGCAGACGTAATAATGGAACTGCCCGGACTTCGCCCCGTAGCCGATGTAGGCGGCGCCGCACTTCTGGCACTTGATCATTCCACTCAACAGGTAGGTACTGCCCGTGACCCTGGGGTGGATGACCTTCGGCGCTCTTGAAGCCAACGTCATTTGGACTTTTTCAAAATGGGTCTTCTCGATGATCGCCGGCCAGGCATCATCCTTAATGATGGGCGGCAGATTGTTGTTGCCTTTGTGGAACTTGCCCCAGATGAGCCTGCCGACGTAGGCTTCGTTGGTGAGTATCTTGTGAAGGCGCTGTTTGCCCCATTTGCCACCGCAAGGAGCCGACAACCCTTCGCTGTTGAGGGCCTTGGCGATTTCTTTGAGCCCTTTACCGTTGGATATGTCGTTAAATATCCTTTGAACGATAGGGCTTTGCTCGGGATGGGGCACCAGGGTATTGCGCTCCTTATCACCGTCCCGGACCTTCATCCTGGAATAACCGTATGGCGGGCGGCTGCAGTTATAGAAACCCCTCGATGCATTCTCGCGAAGGCCCCGGGTGATGTCCTGAGCCAGGTTAGAGGAATAAAACTCATCGATGACCTCGATGATGCCTTCCATGAGCCGCCCGGTAGGAGTATCTTCGATAGGTTCGTTGATTGACACCACCTGCACGCCCTGTTTCCTCAGTAGGGACTTGTAGATGATCGAGTCTTCACGGTTCCGGGCGAACCGCGAGAGCTTCCAAACGAGGATCATCTCGAATGGATGCTGCTTGGCCCGAGCCAGGCTGATCATCTCCCGAAAAGCCGGCCGGGCGGTGCTGCGGCCACTCTCTGCCTCATCGACGAATTCCTTCAATATCGAGTATCCGTGCTTCGAGGCGTAGTCCCGAAGGGCTTTCAACTGTGCCGTAATGGACAGGTCGACGTCCTGCCGGTCCGAAGAAACCCGGGCATAAACCACCACTCTTTTTGTATCGTTCAGCATTGAAGCGCCTCCTGAAGTTAAAAACTCTTGAGAAACTTTTCGATTTCAACAGGGCATATACGGTCGAGTTGAGGATCGAGTTTGTCCCGGTCAGAGCGAAGGACCACGGTGAGCACCGCCTTCACCGGCTCATCCGAGATCAAAAGCGGCCTGGCCAGGGCCAGGAGCTCGACGTCTTCATCATGTCCAAGGGCTATCCGGCCCAAATGGGGCCGTCCAGTTTTCAAGGCCAGGTCGACGATTGAGTCTGCTGAGACACCTCGACCTTTTCTAGGAAACAAACCGTTTGCGGAATAAACGTTGGCCTCGGGTTCTTCTTCGTTTGAACAGCCCGTCCAGTAAGCTACCGACCAGCCGCTGGGTTCGCTTGCCGGCTCATAGAGGGCGGTATAAAGAAAGAGTTTCCCCTGAAGGACTTCACCCATCCGAAGCAGCACCTGCGCGCAACTCTTGGAGTAAAAAGAAGCCAGGTCGATGACATCGAGGCCTGTCTCGTAGACTTTCTTCACGAAATCATCCCTGGGCAGAAGCACCGCAGTGGCAAACGAGTTCGCCGCCATGTGCCGGGCGCTGGTCCTCAGCGGTTCATAGCTTGAGTCAGTTTCAGCAAAGAGCGTCTCCATCATCTCTCGGATCTCATGGAGGATGGTGTTTTGAATGCCCGAGACGGTGTCGTCTTTCCTGAAGTAGATGTTTTTCCGGCTGCCGATAACTTCATGGTAGCCCCTGAGATTGTGGGGCATCCGCTCGATTTCTTTCAGGTCGATACCGCAGGCGAAGGCTACGGCGCGCAGGGTCCGCATATTCAGGGGTAAGTTTTTAAGGTAGACGCTCCTGAATTCATCGGCTTTTTGCTCTTCGGTCAAGGCGCGTGGATTGCCGTACTTTCTGGCCAGAAGGTAGCAGAAGCAGCGGAGATCGCTCGAGATTTTCATCCCTTACGCTCCGGGCAGCAGCTTCTTGCCGGTGGCCTTTTCGTACATCTCAACGATGAAACGCTTCACATCGGTAGTGAGCTCACCGGACAGGCGGGTGCCCGACTTGTAACGGGGATCGTTCATGACGTACCGGAAGGCCATTTCCACCTCCAATTCTTCACTGAGATCACCAACCGCTTCCTCCAGGTACCCGGCGGCCTTCATCAGGTCGCGCACAGGCACGTCGTAGACGGGGGCGAGCTTCTTGAGTATTTCGGCGCTGGGTTTGTGCTTGTGTCCTTGTTCGATCTGCGCCAGGTAAGAGCCAGAGACGCCGGACCGGGCCTGGACGTCCCGGAGTGAGAGGTCTTTCTCTTTTCTGAGGCTTCTTAGGTACTGTGCGAAATCTGCCATAGTTCTACCCTCCGCCCGGCAGTATAGCATACAGTGTACAGAATTGCAAACAATATAGAACACAAATAGAAACAATATGGCGACAGTTACCGCTTGACGACTTAGCGGCTGATGTTTATACTACACAGCAAACAAAACGCTTGCTAGGGAGAATACAGTGGTCAAGGTGAGGCTCAAGCGGCAAGAGTTCGACGTAGCCCTGGTCAAGCGGAACCTTTCCCAGCGTCGTCTCGCTATAAAGCTCGGCATGTCACGGGCTTACTTGTCCCAGATCGTCACCGGCAAGCGGCAACCCTCGGCCTTCATGAGGGAGCGCCTGCTCGATTTTTTCAAGGGCTACTCTTTCGACGATCTGTTTGCTATCGAAGAAAACGGGCAGCACACACAATGATGGAATACACGCCGCAAAACGGCCTCAAGATGCTTGCCAGAATGATCGCCGAAGCTTATATGGAAGAGCTGGCTGAAGAAGCCAGGCAGATCAGGATCGCAAAGCAGAAGAAGGAGGCTTGTGATGCCAAACAAGAAGCCCAGCAAGAACAAAGAGTTGGACAAGGTGAGCAAGGACAATCCGGGGACAAAGAGAGAGCCTGGCGAAAGCCCGGAAACAGAGTTGAGGGGCGAGACTGACGAACAAGTCATGGAGAGGGGCCTGAGAGTACTCGCCCGCATGATCGCACGCTTGTATCTAATGGACCTTGCGAAATTAAAGGAAATTGAAACGGAGGGAAAGGGAAATGCCGATCAAGGGAGTCACCGGAGTCATCAGGCTGCCGAGGCTGGGCAAAATCAGGCTGGGCCTAACGAGGGAATCGAGTGAAGGGTTTTCTTACCCGGTTCCAACCGATTACTTCGTCTGCCCGGATGAGGTGAAGAAAGTCTTCGGAGGCCGCCCGACCGAGCTTTCGGTCATGCTGCCGACCGAAGACCCCAACCAGTGGGCCAGCCAGTACCTTAGATGTTATTCGGCTTACCGAGGTCTCATCTGCCGCGGCGACGGCGAAACGGCGGTGGCCAGGGTGAACACAAAGACGGGTCAGATCGCTACACACGAGGATCTTGAGACCGAGCTTAGGGAGATCGCCTGCGCCCCGAAGTCATGCGCCCACTACGAAACCGGACGCTGCAAGCGGGTGATGAATCTCCAGTTCCTCGTCCCCGACTGCCCCGGCATCGGCGTCTATCAGCTCGACACCGGCTCGTTTCATTCCATCGTCAACGTGAACTCCAGCCTGGACCTGATCAGGAGGGCTTGCGGCCGGCTGTCGATGATCCCGCTGTCGCTCAGGCTTATCGAGAAAGAGGTCGATGTCGAGGGTAAGAAGAAGACCGTCCGGGTGCTTTCGCTGACCTCGCCCTCCACCCTGGCCGAGATCCAGAAGTTCGCCCAGATGCCGCCGAGCGAGGTATTGCTCCTGCCGCCGCCCGACAGTGCGGCGCCGGATGACCTTTTCCCTGAAGAGGTTCTCGGTAAGGGCTTCGTGAAGCTCGAGGAGGGTATCACCGAAAAAGACTTGATCACCCTCTGGGACAAGGCCAAGAGTAAGGTCTGGCAGCTCGACATCCGGGAACACCAGCTCAAGGCATGGTTCGAGAAGAACTGTCACATCAGCGTCTACCTGGACGACTTCAACTGGCCGCTGCCGCCGGCGAAGTTTTCTGCCGAAGTCCTGAGCCGTTTCCTAAAGGCTATCGAACGCGATACTTCCTGCTAAAAGAACATGGCCACGAAAGACCTTTGCGCCGACAAGGCCGCAACTCCCGATGCCTTCAGCGAGGTCGTGCCCGAGCTCCTCGAGCGCCACTTGAGGCACCTCCTTGAGGACACCGGGCTCGACCTCGACATTATCCGGGAGC
Proteins encoded in this region:
- a CDS encoding recombinase family protein — its product is MLNDTKRVVVYARVSSDRQDVDLSITAQLKALRDYASKHGYSILKEFVDEAESGRSTARPAFREMISLARAKQHPFEMILVWKLSRFARNREDSIIYKSLLRKQGVQVVSINEPIEDTPTGRLMEGIIEVIDEFYSSNLAQDITRGLRENASRGFYNCSRPPYGYSRMKVRDGDKERNTLVPHPEQSPIVQRIFNDISNGKGLKEIAKALNSEGLSAPCGGKWGKQRLHKILTNEAYVGRLIWGKFHKGNNNLPPIIKDDAWPAIIEKTHFEKVQMTLASRAPKVIHPRVTGSTYLLSGMIKCQKCGAAYIGYGAKSGQFHYYVCGTTYSKGKETCPSQHLPKEKVESFIVAKVKHFVLSDENLLELIKQSNLEFGHASYKHTEKMEALDREIGEWRQRLDRIYEFIETRAIDPGRMAERIAELQDRINELKQTKLDMEENYTLQRAKLLDPQKVLSYVAQLREFLDTRGIIERKAILRSFVENIKVEDDKITVEYTIPFPPDNVMKETVSVLDIVSSAPPKETKGRNSSAPPRSDRFILNFPALSVLQLFRENTHTLRQTFHCRQFNHHTRRSFSLQPTGDRPPWRQLGRPFGLPRQPSPIRGSGPRLPSGSLGLSHGPDHRPVAANHKRPPASPLHQSGNHRSFGPVFPTFPQFSRGQCHSFRGESGRPAG
- a CDS encoding helix-turn-helix domain-containing protein; the encoded protein is MADFAQYLRSLRKEKDLSLRDVQARSGVSGSYLAQIEQGHKHKPSAEILKKLAPVYDVPVRDLMKAAGYLEEAVGDLSEELEVEMAFRYVMNDPRYKSGTRLSGELTTDVKRFIVEMYEKATGKKLLPGA
- a CDS encoding helix-turn-helix transcriptional regulator, encoding MVKVRLKRQEFDVALVKRNLSQRRLAIKLGMSRAYLSQIVTGKRQPSAFMRERLLDFFKGYSFDDLFAIEENGQHTQ